The following coding sequences are from one Caballeronia sp. SBC1 window:
- a CDS encoding MFS transporter has protein sequence MPDTRTLQRRVLAATSISYIVVILDTSIVNVALGSIADALATNTAGLQWVVNAYTLTFASLLLTGGALGDRLGAKNVYFAGLAVFTLASALCGLAPNLAALTGARVLQGIGASMLVPCSLMLINRAYADPGERGRAIGLWAACGGAAMAGGPLIGGILIHALGWRSIFLANLPIGLIGLWLTSRVASTERADRGDRIDRPPATRHLDLTGQVTAILALGSLIAVLIEGHSFGWRSPWILSGIALSVLAAGSFFAIESKRSQPMLPLSLFGNLIFSSAAFVSMVSAMTFYGLIFTLSLYFQQVRGYSPLLTGLAFLPLTALVTAGSMSAARFVRMFGPRRPICVALGIYTMGFLGMLMSTDTSPYWLIALPMPAIGFFAGLITPMATRSLMDTVDKNRAGIAAGVLNSARQTGAALGVAVFGAMLTTPGQFERGMHTAMAMAAAVSLTASLVWWFASKAITRERISPAV, from the coding sequence GTGCCCGACACCCGAACGCTTCAGCGCCGCGTCCTCGCTGCGACCAGCATCAGCTATATAGTGGTTATTCTCGATACTTCCATTGTCAACGTTGCGCTAGGCAGCATCGCCGATGCGCTCGCGACCAACACCGCGGGTCTTCAATGGGTCGTCAACGCGTACACGCTGACCTTCGCGAGCCTGCTTTTGACGGGCGGCGCACTGGGCGACCGGTTGGGTGCGAAAAATGTTTATTTCGCTGGCCTCGCCGTGTTCACGCTGGCGTCCGCGCTCTGCGGTCTTGCGCCCAACCTCGCTGCGCTGACCGGCGCCCGCGTGTTGCAAGGGATCGGTGCGTCGATGCTGGTGCCGTGTTCGCTGATGCTCATCAACCGCGCCTACGCCGACCCAGGCGAGCGCGGCCGCGCGATCGGCCTATGGGCAGCGTGTGGCGGCGCGGCGATGGCCGGCGGTCCATTGATTGGCGGCATCCTGATCCATGCGCTCGGCTGGCGCAGCATCTTCCTCGCGAATCTGCCAATCGGATTGATCGGCTTGTGGCTGACATCGCGGGTCGCAAGCACTGAACGGGCTGACCGTGGTGACCGTATTGACCGTCCGCCAGCGACGCGTCACCTCGATCTCACCGGTCAGGTCACCGCCATCCTGGCGCTGGGCAGTTTGATCGCCGTGCTGATCGAGGGGCATTCGTTTGGCTGGCGCTCGCCGTGGATCTTGAGCGGCATTGCCCTGAGCGTGCTTGCGGCGGGAAGCTTCTTTGCGATCGAATCGAAGCGGTCGCAGCCGATGCTGCCACTGTCCTTGTTCGGTAACCTGATTTTTTCCAGCGCCGCGTTCGTCTCGATGGTCTCCGCCATGACCTTCTATGGCTTGATCTTCACGCTCAGTCTTTATTTCCAGCAAGTGCGTGGTTATTCGCCGTTGCTGACCGGCCTCGCGTTCTTGCCGCTGACTGCGCTTGTGACGGCGGGCAGCATGTCGGCGGCGCGATTTGTCAGGATGTTCGGGCCGCGCCGGCCGATCTGCGTCGCCCTGGGCATCTATACGATGGGCTTCCTTGGAATGCTGATGTCGACGGACACTTCGCCGTACTGGCTCATCGCGCTTCCCATGCCGGCCATCGGCTTTTTCGCTGGCCTCATTACGCCGATGGCCACGCGTTCGCTCATGGATACCGTCGATAAAAACCGCGCCGGGATTGCGGCCGGCGTGCTGAACTCGGCGCGGCAGACAGGCGCGGCGCTGGGCGTCGCGGTTTTTGGCGCGATGCTCACGACGCCGGGTCAGTTTGAGCGGGGCATGCATACCGCGATGGCGATGGCCGCGGCCGTGTCGCTGACAGCGTCGCTGGTGTGGTGGTTTGCATCGAAAGCCATAACGCGGGAGCGGATTAGCCCGGCGGTTTAA
- a CDS encoding MFS transporter, producing MQVQSPAVDGERIIRRATLKLMPLLGLLYLIAYLDRQNIGFAKLQMVADLGVSEAAYGLGASLFFIGYLLFEIPSNIMLDRVGARRWFARIMLSWGAVTVALGFTHNTAMLYILRFLLGACEAGFYPGVLYYLTLWFPVRHRARLIGYFMIGSALANAVAAPIGGVLLDFDGLLGMRGWQWVFIVTGMAAVLMSPVVWKVLPESPQTARFLTEPEKSWLLKTLQAEAARIAPTGHTNPFAVLLDRRVLLMSFYFLFFPLSAYGMSYWLPTVVKGFGVSNTVNGLLNVIPWLMVGFVLWWVPRRSVARNEQTWHIVVPALLGSLFLLLSVFVPGNTLQFICLCFAAAGIFAGQPVLWSLPGRFLTGANAAAGLAAINSIGNLGGFISQNVVPMIKDRTGSVIAPMLFLSACLAFGAMMTFVMQAVIRKSERRAADLETVSSSRADLSV from the coding sequence ATGCAGGTGCAATCACCGGCCGTCGACGGCGAACGAATCATTAGGCGTGCCACGTTAAAACTCATGCCGTTGCTTGGCCTGCTCTATCTGATCGCCTATCTCGACCGGCAGAATATCGGCTTCGCAAAACTGCAGATGGTGGCCGACCTTGGCGTGAGCGAAGCAGCCTATGGGTTGGGGGCCTCACTGTTCTTTATCGGCTACCTGCTGTTCGAGATACCGAGCAACATCATGCTCGACAGAGTCGGCGCGCGCCGATGGTTCGCACGGATCATGCTGTCATGGGGCGCGGTGACGGTTGCGCTCGGCTTCACCCACAACACGGCCATGCTTTACATCCTGCGCTTTCTGCTCGGCGCCTGTGAGGCAGGGTTTTATCCTGGCGTGCTGTACTACTTGACGCTCTGGTTTCCCGTGCGCCACCGCGCGCGGCTGATCGGCTATTTCATGATCGGCAGCGCGCTCGCCAATGCGGTGGCAGCACCGATTGGCGGCGTCCTGCTGGACTTCGACGGTCTGCTCGGCATGCGCGGCTGGCAATGGGTGTTTATTGTCACGGGCATGGCGGCGGTGCTGATGAGTCCAGTGGTATGGAAAGTGTTGCCCGAGTCGCCGCAAACCGCACGCTTTCTCACCGAGCCCGAGAAGAGCTGGCTGCTCAAGACCTTGCAAGCCGAGGCTGCGCGCATTGCGCCGACCGGCCACACGAATCCGTTTGCAGTGCTACTGGACCGGCGCGTGTTGCTGATGTCGTTTTATTTCCTGTTCTTCCCGCTGTCAGCCTATGGCATGAGCTACTGGTTGCCGACGGTCGTCAAAGGGTTCGGCGTCAGCAACACCGTCAACGGTCTACTGAATGTCATCCCCTGGTTGATGGTCGGCTTTGTGCTGTGGTGGGTGCCGCGTCGCTCTGTCGCCCGAAACGAGCAGACGTGGCACATTGTCGTGCCGGCGTTGCTGGGTTCGTTGTTCCTGCTACTGAGCGTCTTCGTTCCCGGCAATACGCTGCAGTTTATTTGCCTGTGCTTCGCAGCGGCCGGCATATTCGCCGGGCAACCGGTGTTGTGGTCGTTGCCAGGCCGCTTTCTGACCGGCGCCAACGCGGCAGCGGGCCTCGCAGCGATCAATTCAATCGGCAACCTGGGCGGATTCATTTCGCAAAACGTAGTGCCGATGATCAAGGATCGCACCGGTAGCGTCATCGCGCCGATGCTCTTCCTGTCTGCTTGTCTCGCGTTCGGCGCGATGATGACTTTTGTGATGCAAGCGGTTATCCGCAAGTCAGAGCGGCGCGCGGCAGACCTCGAAACCGTTTCTTCGAGCCGAGCAGACTTATCAGTTTGA
- a CDS encoding aspartate aminotransferase family protein has protein sequence MTSRPVIDDLSSFWMPFTANRQFKAAPRLIEGAKGMYYRATDGREILDGCAGLWCVNAGHCRDEIVAAIQQQAATLDFAPTFQMGHPLAFEAATKVAAIMPEGLDRIFFTNSGSESVDTALKIALAYHRARGEGQRTKLIGRERGYHGVGFGGISVGGIGPNRKTFSGGLLPNVDHLPHTHAPEHNAFSKGQPAWGAHLADELERIVALHDASTIAAVIVEPLAGSTGVLVPPQGYLQKLREICTKHGILLIFDEVITGFGRLGKATAAEYFGVTPDLMTLAKAINNAAIPMGAVAAHRNVHDTIVNAGAANGIELFHGYTYSAHPMAAAATIATLDLYAREQLFERAASKAPKFEAAAHALRDAPHVKDVRNLGMVAGVELESRDGAPGARAYEAFVKCFEAGVLVRYTGDILAFSPPLIIEDDQIEQIFSTVRKVLETVK, from the coding sequence ATGACTTCGCGCCCCGTCATCGACGACCTCTCGTCGTTCTGGATGCCTTTCACCGCCAACCGGCAGTTCAAAGCTGCACCGCGCCTGATCGAGGGCGCCAAGGGCATGTATTACCGCGCGACCGACGGCCGCGAGATTCTGGACGGCTGTGCCGGCCTCTGGTGCGTGAACGCAGGCCATTGCCGCGATGAAATCGTCGCCGCGATCCAGCAGCAAGCCGCCACGCTCGACTTCGCGCCGACGTTCCAGATGGGCCACCCGCTCGCGTTCGAAGCAGCCACGAAGGTTGCGGCGATCATGCCGGAAGGCCTCGACCGCATCTTCTTCACCAACTCGGGCTCCGAATCCGTCGATACCGCGCTGAAAATCGCCCTCGCCTATCACCGCGCACGCGGCGAAGGCCAGCGCACAAAGCTGATCGGCCGCGAACGCGGATATCACGGGGTGGGTTTCGGCGGCATCTCGGTTGGCGGCATTGGGCCGAACCGCAAGACGTTTTCAGGCGGGTTGCTGCCGAACGTCGATCATCTGCCGCACACGCACGCGCCTGAGCACAACGCGTTCTCGAAGGGCCAGCCGGCATGGGGCGCGCATCTCGCCGATGAACTCGAACGCATTGTCGCGCTGCACGATGCATCGACCATCGCTGCCGTGATCGTGGAACCGCTGGCTGGTTCGACGGGCGTACTCGTACCGCCGCAGGGTTATCTGCAAAAGCTGCGCGAGATCTGCACGAAGCACGGCATCCTGCTAATTTTCGATGAAGTCATAACGGGCTTCGGCCGGCTCGGCAAAGCGACGGCGGCCGAATATTTCGGCGTGACGCCGGACCTGATGACGCTGGCAAAAGCGATCAACAACGCCGCCATTCCAATGGGCGCCGTGGCTGCGCATCGCAACGTGCATGACACGATCGTCAATGCGGGTGCGGCGAACGGTATCGAGTTGTTCCACGGCTACACGTATTCGGCGCACCCCATGGCCGCCGCCGCCACGATCGCCACACTCGACCTGTATGCCCGCGAGCAATTGTTTGAGCGAGCGGCATCGAAGGCACCGAAGTTCGAAGCTGCCGCTCATGCGTTGCGCGATGCGCCTCACGTGAAAGACGTGCGCAATCTCGGCATGGTGGCGGGGGTTGAACTGGAATCGCGCGATGGCGCGCCGGGCGCGCGGGCCTACGAAGCATTCGTTAAATGCTTCGAGGCAGGCGTTCTGGTGCGCTATACAGGCGATATTCTCGCGTTCTCGCCGCCGCTGATCATCGAAGACGACCAGATCGAGCAGATTTTCAGCACGGTTCGCAAGGTGCTCGAAACGGTGAAATAA
- a CDS encoding porin, with translation MKRLITAGVCLASYTCVSHAQSTVSLYGVIDVGVVYNNNAHGAKQYSMVAGSLKGNRWGLLGKEDLGGGYKAVFLLENGFSATNGTLGQGGAEFGRQAYVGLGGPAGTVTLGRQYDSIVDYVGVMKAGGDTVGGYASHPGDLDNTGNSYRVNNAIKYTSPDYRGITFGGVFSPGGIAGDSQRNRIYSFGVGYKQGPLALGAAYLVAHNPNFSYYGNNPASSVTGSNMVSVPVYSGYASAQTLQTAGAAAAYTFGNATAGLVYTNAQFRNLGSNADLNPRALSGEAVFNTLEANFRIWPIPTIMVGTSYAYTRGSQVTSGGAGGVTYQQLNVGAEYFLSKRTDVYAVVFGQHASGRDSTGGNAVATVYGLTPSSSDTQIAATVGLRHKF, from the coding sequence ATGAAAAGACTTATAACCGCTGGTGTCTGTCTCGCTTCCTATACCTGCGTTAGCCATGCGCAGAGCACCGTTTCACTGTACGGCGTTATCGACGTCGGAGTTGTGTACAACAACAACGCGCATGGCGCGAAACAATATTCGATGGTCGCCGGTTCACTTAAAGGCAATCGCTGGGGGTTGCTCGGCAAAGAGGATCTGGGTGGCGGCTACAAAGCGGTGTTCCTGCTTGAAAATGGTTTTTCGGCAACGAACGGCACTCTCGGACAAGGTGGCGCCGAGTTTGGCAGGCAGGCTTACGTCGGATTGGGTGGTCCAGCCGGTACGGTCACCCTAGGCCGGCAATATGATTCGATCGTCGATTACGTCGGCGTGATGAAGGCGGGCGGCGATACGGTAGGCGGCTACGCCAGCCACCCCGGGGACCTGGACAACACGGGAAACAGCTATCGCGTCAACAACGCGATCAAATACACGAGCCCTGACTATAGAGGCATTACGTTCGGCGGTGTATTCAGTCCTGGTGGCATCGCAGGAGATTCTCAGCGGAACCGGATTTACTCCTTCGGAGTGGGCTATAAACAGGGGCCGCTCGCGCTTGGCGCCGCTTACCTCGTCGCACATAATCCGAATTTCTCGTACTACGGCAACAACCCGGCGTCGAGCGTCACGGGCTCGAACATGGTGTCGGTCCCGGTCTATTCAGGCTACGCGTCGGCACAAACGCTGCAGACCGCCGGCGCCGCGGCGGCGTACACGTTTGGTAATGCGACTGCCGGGCTCGTTTATACCAACGCTCAGTTCAGGAACCTGGGTTCGAATGCTGACCTGAACCCTCGAGCTTTGAGCGGCGAAGCCGTGTTCAATACGCTCGAAGCCAATTTCAGGATTTGGCCGATACCGACCATAATGGTCGGCACTTCGTATGCTTACACGCGCGGTTCGCAGGTGACGAGTGGCGGCGCGGGCGGTGTCACTTACCAGCAGCTCAATGTAGGGGCCGAATACTTCCTCTCGAAACGGACGGATGTTTACGCCGTCGTGTTCGGCCAGCACGCATCGGGGCGGGATTCGACCGGCGGCAACGCAGTCGCTACCGTCTACGGGCTCACCCCGTCGTCTTCGGATACCCAGATCGCGGCGACGGTTGGCTTGCGCCACAAGTTCTGA
- a CDS encoding DUF6496 domain-containing protein codes for MPEKKTIERAHAAKRAGKSPSTQAGAFVKEQIDHIREGKHGAKSAKQAIAIGLSEARRSGVGLKAPKKGAASAATRKKASKDTQAGQHKTRRSASTESTAKRSATSTRVLKREGSAAASHTALSKQTHRSASRRSAADRSASAKKGWETRRKAASKSGSARHAR; via the coding sequence ATGCCTGAGAAGAAAACCATCGAACGCGCCCATGCCGCCAAACGCGCGGGGAAGTCGCCCAGCACGCAGGCCGGCGCGTTCGTGAAGGAACAGATCGATCACATTCGCGAGGGCAAGCACGGGGCGAAGTCCGCGAAGCAGGCGATTGCGATCGGGTTGTCGGAGGCGCGCAGGTCGGGTGTGGGCCTGAAGGCGCCGAAGAAGGGCGCGGCGTCCGCTGCCACTCGGAAGAAAGCGTCGAAGGACACACAGGCCGGCCAGCACAAGACCCGACGCAGCGCGAGTACGGAATCCACGGCGAAGCGTTCCGCCACGTCCACGCGCGTGCTTAAACGCGAGGGCAGCGCGGCCGCTTCGCACACAGCGCTCTCGAAGCAAACGCATAGAAGTGCAAGCCGGCGTTCTGCCGCTGATCGCTCAGCATCCGCCAAGAAAGGCTGGGAGACGCGCCGCAAGGCGGCTTCGAAGTCGGGTTCGGCGCGGCACGCTCGTTAG
- a CDS encoding LysR family transcriptional regulator, whose product MDRLRAYEVFVAVVKRGSFTRAADALDTSPANVTRYIVELEAHLGTRLLNRTSRRLSLTSGGEALYERCVAILDDVAETEGLVSSSTAEPRGRLRINAPLSFGVLQLAPLWPEFMRRYPDVELDVSLVDRVVDIVDEGVDLAIRISRSGSMGNAARKLAASRNVLCASPAYLAGQRLPERPSDLGEHRCIGYTYAASGDEWQFLDVDETPHNVRVNCHMHTNNGDTARSAALAGLGVIWQPTFIIGDDLRAGRLVALMPAFHMADIDVLAMYPSRRHLSSRVRVMIDYLVEVLGGVAPWDRP is encoded by the coding sequence ATGGACCGCTTGCGCGCTTATGAAGTCTTCGTGGCCGTGGTCAAGCGCGGCAGCTTTACGCGCGCCGCCGATGCGCTCGATACATCGCCGGCTAACGTGACGCGTTATATCGTTGAACTGGAGGCGCATTTGGGGACGCGGCTGCTGAACCGGACGTCGCGGAGGTTGTCGCTGACATCGGGCGGCGAGGCGCTGTACGAGCGCTGCGTTGCAATACTCGACGACGTGGCCGAGACGGAGGGGTTGGTGTCGTCGTCCACGGCCGAGCCGCGCGGACGGTTGCGTATCAACGCGCCGTTGAGCTTTGGCGTGTTGCAGCTTGCGCCGTTATGGCCAGAGTTCATGCGGCGGTATCCCGATGTGGAGCTGGACGTCTCGCTGGTCGACCGGGTGGTGGATATTGTCGATGAAGGGGTTGATCTTGCCATTCGTATTTCGCGCTCGGGGTCAATGGGCAATGCGGCGCGCAAGCTCGCCGCGTCGCGCAATGTGCTGTGCGCGTCGCCGGCGTATTTAGCGGGGCAGCGCTTGCCGGAGCGGCCTTCGGATTTGGGCGAGCATCGCTGTATTGGTTATACGTACGCCGCGAGCGGTGACGAGTGGCAGTTTCTTGACGTCGATGAGACGCCGCACAACGTTCGGGTGAATTGCCACATGCATACGAACAACGGCGACACGGCGCGCTCGGCGGCGCTTGCCGGGCTGGGAGTGATCTGGCAGCCGACCTTCATCATTGGCGACGATCTGCGAGCGGGGCGGCTCGTAGCGTTGATGCCCGCGTTCCATATGGCGGATATCGATGTGCTCGCGATGTATCCTAGCCGGAGGCATTTGAGTTCACGCGTGAGGGTGATGATCGATTACCTGGTTGAGGTTTTGGGAGGGGTGGCGCCGTGGGATAGACCATGA
- a CDS encoding DNA-3-methyladenine glycosylase — protein MLKSSRTATPIDFNAPSEQVARRLIGAIFTVDGVGGRIVETEAYDRVDPASHTFSGPTPRNAVMFGPAAHVYVYRSYGIHWCLNFVCREEGHGAGVLIRAIEPLTGLDAMRQRRGLEPPRLLCSGPGRVAQALGITHGNNGMSLFEAPFHLEAPEEEYAVATGPRIGISKAVDVPWRFGLAGSKFLSKPFPKEA, from the coding sequence ATGCTCAAATCATCCCGCACTGCGACACCCATCGACTTCAACGCGCCGTCCGAACAGGTCGCGCGCCGCCTGATCGGCGCGATCTTCACCGTCGATGGCGTCGGCGGCAGGATCGTGGAGACAGAAGCCTACGATCGCGTGGATCCGGCGTCGCATACTTTCTCCGGACCGACCCCGCGCAACGCTGTCATGTTCGGCCCGGCTGCCCACGTGTATGTGTATCGCTCGTACGGAATTCACTGGTGCCTGAACTTCGTTTGCCGCGAAGAAGGTCACGGCGCGGGTGTGTTGATCCGCGCGATCGAACCACTTACCGGTCTCGATGCCATGCGCCAACGGCGTGGCCTCGAACCGCCAAGGCTCCTGTGCTCGGGGCCGGGGCGCGTTGCGCAGGCATTGGGCATCACGCACGGCAACAACGGCATGTCGCTCTTCGAAGCGCCGTTTCACCTCGAAGCGCCCGAGGAGGAATATGCGGTCGCGACCGGACCGCGCATCGGCATCTCGAAGGCAGTAGACGTACCCTGGCGCTTCGGGCTCGCGGGGTCGAAGTTTCTCAGCAAGCCGTTCCCCAAGGAAGCTTGA
- a CDS encoding PLP-dependent aminotransferase family protein has product MIELQLDRDRAQATLVEQLVRAFSGAIEQQALRAGALLPSVRQLAQAERLSTFTVTEAYGRLVSMGLVVARRGSGYRVAARAPAAHKRAVAWQPPSLTATWLLSDVFADHSVPIKAGCGWLPNEWVNESGLHHALRSISRVPAARMADYGHPYGFAPLRERIAEQLDRYGLPADPATNVLLTAGATQALDLIVRTLLRPGDTVIVEDPGYCNLLQILQLGGLVVRGVPRTPAGIDNDVLEQLVIEHSPKAIFLNTTLQNPTGATFGMAAAFRLLQIAERYGLWVVEDDVNRELAPPGAPLLAAMEGLSRVLYVGGFSKTITPGLRCGYVVAERDVLRELARTKMAVGLTSSAATERIVEKVLTEGRYARHVESVTEKLKDAHVQVEDRMDALGVELFHRPRAGLFVWARLPVEPELASELATQALEDGIWLAPGSYFRPNDAASNWFRFNVPYSTDDALWGFVQKWIER; this is encoded by the coding sequence ATGATCGAACTTCAACTGGACCGTGACCGCGCGCAAGCGACGCTCGTCGAACAACTGGTGCGGGCGTTTTCCGGCGCCATCGAACAGCAGGCGCTGCGTGCTGGCGCGTTGCTGCCTTCGGTGCGCCAGCTCGCGCAGGCCGAGCGGTTGAGCACCTTCACGGTAACGGAAGCGTATGGACGCCTTGTATCGATGGGCCTTGTGGTCGCGCGACGCGGCTCGGGGTACAGGGTGGCGGCGCGCGCTCCGGCCGCCCACAAGCGCGCCGTGGCATGGCAGCCACCGAGCCTCACCGCGACCTGGCTCCTGTCCGATGTATTCGCCGATCATTCCGTGCCGATCAAAGCCGGCTGCGGCTGGCTGCCCAACGAATGGGTCAACGAAAGCGGCTTGCATCACGCGTTGCGCTCGATCAGCCGCGTGCCGGCGGCGCGTATGGCCGACTACGGGCATCCGTATGGTTTTGCGCCGTTGCGCGAGCGGATTGCCGAGCAACTGGACCGCTACGGTTTGCCCGCCGACCCCGCCACGAACGTGTTGCTCACCGCCGGGGCTACGCAGGCGCTTGACCTGATTGTGCGCACGCTGTTGCGCCCCGGCGATACGGTCATCGTGGAAGATCCCGGCTACTGCAATCTGCTGCAGATCCTGCAACTGGGCGGCCTGGTTGTGAGAGGTGTGCCGCGCACACCGGCCGGTATTGATAACGACGTGCTTGAGCAACTGGTGATCGAGCATAGTCCCAAGGCCATCTTTCTCAACACGACGCTGCAGAACCCGACCGGCGCGACCTTCGGCATGGCGGCGGCGTTTCGCCTGTTGCAGATCGCGGAACGCTATGGTTTGTGGGTTGTGGAAGACGATGTTAACCGCGAACTCGCGCCGCCCGGGGCACCGCTTCTGGCCGCCATGGAAGGCTTGAGCCGCGTGCTGTACGTGGGCGGATTTTCGAAGACGATCACGCCGGGATTGCGCTGCGGCTATGTGGTCGCCGAGCGCGACGTGCTGCGCGAACTGGCACGGACGAAGATGGCGGTGGGGCTGACTTCATCGGCGGCGACGGAGCGTATCGTTGAAAAAGTGCTGACCGAGGGGCGTTATGCGCGTCACGTGGAATCGGTCACGGAGAAGCTCAAGGACGCGCACGTGCAGGTCGAGGACCGGATGGATGCGCTCGGGGTTGAGCTGTTTCATCGGCCGCGTGCGGGCTTGTTTGTGTGGGCGAGGTTGCCGGTTGAGCCTGAACTGGCGAGCGAATTGGCGACGCAGGCGCTGGAAGATGGGATTTGGCTCGCGCCGGGTTCGTACTTTCGCCCTAACGATGCCGCGAGCAACTGGTTTCGCTTCAACGTGCCGTATTCCACTGACGATGCGTTGTGGGGGTTCGTCCAGAAGTGGATCGAACGCTAG
- a CDS encoding helix-turn-helix transcriptional regulator → MCPHPAVSSAAFLIADPTRATMLMALADGRAQPAGELAHAAGVTAQTASSHLAKLLAGGLLVVETQGRHRYYRLAGSHVALALENLASIAPGEPVRRMPRSREAQDLQFARCCYDHLAGGLGVAVTQALQDRALVVATDDKQFDVTPAGVQWFNSMGLDMAGLKPTRRGLARQCLDWTERRHHLAGPLGVALMTQLCAKGWVRRLKNSRAVQVTPKGWAGLKEQLGVDERCIEKAV, encoded by the coding sequence ATGTGTCCTCATCCCGCAGTCTCTTCGGCCGCTTTCCTGATTGCCGATCCCACTCGCGCCACCATGCTCATGGCGCTCGCCGACGGACGCGCGCAACCTGCGGGCGAGCTCGCCCACGCGGCCGGCGTGACTGCCCAGACGGCAAGCTCGCATCTCGCGAAGCTGCTGGCGGGCGGGTTGTTGGTGGTGGAAACGCAGGGCCGGCATCGGTACTACCGTCTCGCCGGTTCGCATGTTGCGCTGGCGCTTGAAAATCTTGCATCGATTGCGCCAGGCGAACCCGTGCGTCGAATGCCGCGTAGCCGGGAAGCCCAGGACCTGCAGTTCGCACGATGCTGCTATGACCATCTCGCGGGCGGCCTGGGCGTGGCGGTGACGCAGGCGTTGCAGGATCGCGCGCTGGTTGTTGCAACCGATGACAAGCAATTCGATGTAACGCCGGCCGGCGTTCAATGGTTCAACAGCATGGGGCTGGACATGGCCGGGCTGAAGCCGACCCGGCGTGGTCTCGCCCGGCAGTGTCTCGACTGGACCGAGCGGCGGCATCATCTGGCCGGACCGTTAGGCGTCGCGTTGATGACGCAACTTTGCGCGAAGGGGTGGGTCCGTCGTTTGAAAAACTCCCGGGCCGTACAGGTGACGCCAAAGGGATGGGCTGGCCTCAAGGAACAGCTCGGCGTTGATGAGCGATGCATTGAGAAAGCAGTTTAG
- a CDS encoding alpha/beta hydrolase, with translation MNLSWRNMDRATLDAAYSNGDPPADFRTRSAAFYATHHGELDLRYGPAPRERFDFFPTSKADPTDTPTFVFVHGGYWQSCDKELCAFVALGPLGRGMNVAVAEYTLAPTASMTQIVGEIGRLLDFLVEQGHTTLVLGGHSAGGHLTAMHRHHPAVKYALPVSGLFDLEPISAGGLNEKLGLSAEEITRFSPMRHINQGAPIVVSVGDAELPELIRHSHDYAHACAEAGERVTYLPMPGADHFSILYDLADPDGLQLKALAQLMQG, from the coding sequence ATGAACCTCTCGTGGCGCAACATGGATCGCGCGACTCTAGACGCGGCCTATAGTAATGGCGACCCGCCTGCCGATTTCCGGACGCGCAGCGCGGCATTCTACGCGACGCATCATGGCGAACTCGACCTTAGATACGGACCCGCCCCGCGCGAGCGCTTTGATTTTTTTCCAACAAGTAAAGCCGATCCGACGGACACGCCGACTTTCGTCTTCGTTCATGGCGGTTACTGGCAAAGCTGCGACAAGGAACTCTGCGCCTTCGTGGCGCTCGGGCCGCTCGGCCGTGGCATGAATGTCGCTGTAGCGGAGTACACGCTGGCGCCCACCGCTTCGATGACGCAAATTGTCGGCGAGATTGGACGGTTACTCGACTTCCTCGTCGAGCAAGGCCACACAACACTCGTACTCGGCGGCCACTCCGCGGGCGGTCATCTGACGGCCATGCATCGTCATCATCCGGCGGTCAAATACGCGCTGCCCGTTAGCGGCCTCTTCGATCTCGAACCCATCAGCGCAGGCGGACTGAACGAGAAGCTCGGGTTATCGGCGGAGGAAATCACGCGCTTCAGCCCAATGCGCCACATCAATCAAGGTGCCCCGATAGTCGTCTCCGTCGGCGACGCAGAACTTCCCGAACTCATCCGCCATTCGCATGACTATGCTCATGCTTGCGCCGAGGCGGGCGAGCGCGTGACCTACTTGCCGATGCCTGGAGCAGACCACTTCTCCATTCTCTATGATCTCGCCGACCCCGATGGTTTGCAACTCAAGGCGCTCGCGCAATTAATGCAAGGCTGA